The following nucleotide sequence is from Arvicola amphibius chromosome 1, mArvAmp1.2, whole genome shotgun sequence.
GCTGACACTCGCTCATGAACATCTGCTATAGCAGTTTTCTTATTCTAGTTGTTTTTGCTTCTGCCAGGAGACAGGACATGGGGCTGTGGGTTTCAGGGACTCAGACAGACATGTTCCCAGTACACCTGGCAGTGTTAGCGTGCTCCCCATTCTTGTCTTAGAGCGTTTGGATCCAGTAAGGGGTTCGTTATAAAGATGAGTGCCACAAAGGAGGCTTAGGGTGCAGGAATGTGAGGTGTCACCTTTCCTTCATGGAACCCCACCCGGTCCAGTAAAGATAGCATACAGCCAGGGAGTCAGTCTGACTCGGGGCGGCACTGGTTCTAGACTCTCTTTATTGGGATTTGCAGTTCTGGGTAGGCACACTGTTCCAGTCCATGAGGAAGTGTTCGATATCATCATAGAGGCTGTTGGTGCTAGACAGGCACAGGCCAAGACTGCTGCTGTCCAGGGAGGACACACCCTCACGCTGCACACCTTCCAGGTGTGCTTTGCATAGCCATGGCTCCAGCTGTGGGAGGGACATCTGTTagggctcccacccagcagtccacACCCACCTGTACTTGCCAACCCAGGCTCTACCTTCACCAGAATCAGGCTCTTCTCCTTGGGCCTTCCTGCTGACAAGTCTTGCCCAAAACCCAGGTAGATGGTGTAGTATGGTGATCCTTGCCGCCTCCGGGCCCGGAACTCGTCCAACTCTGTTAGGAAGTCGCTCTGGTGAGCACGTTAGAAAGGCTCCAGAGACCCAAGGACAGTACCCCAGACCTCACTGACCTCGGAAGAAAGTGCTGAAGTCGAAGATTGGGGTGTGGCAGTTGCGTTCCAACAGCTGGGCTGGGGTGGATGGGTTGGTGGAGCCCATGGGGCTGCCCAACTCCCAGTACACCTTGCACTTGCCCATGCGCAGGGCATACAGTGACAGCCCCCGCAGCTCCAGCTGAAGGCCTGGTGACACATGCTGCAGAAGTGTCTCTGTGTAATGCAACTGCTTCTGATCCGGGAGCTCAGCAGGGCTGGGAAAAATCACTGGCTGGGGCTCTGAGTTTCTTATCGCTGAGCTCATGGGGCTATACAGGAACACGCAGCTGGGGTGTCCCACCATTTCCTGGAGCACTGTGCGGCCCTTGTACATGATGGTCACAGCCAGGGACCCTAGATTGTGCTCTGTGTACAGACCAAGCTATGAGtggtgggtgtggtggggcacattGCCCTACACCTCAGAACCCTTTCCCTTCCCACTGAGGTACAGATGTGAGGGCTGAGTGGTGCAGTGTTGTGCCTGGGAGAACAGGTGTGTACTGGGGAAGACCTGCGCAAGCACCACAGCTCTAGCCCACACCAACAGGTCCCCAGGTCCTCACCAGTCATCAAAGTTGGGTGTTGAAGCCTGGGGCTGGGGACGGCTTCCACCTGCCATGCTGCATGAAGCTCCTCAGAAGCATGTTCTGGCTCCCGGCCTGAGGACAAGGTGAAGCTGCCTGTCCATCTTGCCCCTCATGGTGCCCTAGCTTCCCACCCTTGTCCTTCGAGCAACCTtagctttcctcctctccctcataCAGCCTCGGGCAGATGGAGTTCTCTAGTCCAGCCCAAGCTCAGTAAcagttcttcctgcctctcaccAGGATCCTGTGATGGAGCTGGGTCTGCCCCAGGCTCAGGTTCTAGTGGGTGGTCCTCCAGGAGGCTTTGCTGCAGAACCTGAAGCAAGAGGTCCCCAGCATCACCAGAGAACAGAGGGCTTGGAGTCTGAAGCTCAGCATTTCCTCTTGCCAGGAAGGGTCCTAGGGACACAGCCTGCAAGAGAATGCTTAGTGGTAGGCAGCTGCCCATCCCCCAGGCCTAGAGGGCGCGGACAGACTGTACCTGTGCAGGTAAGGCATTGCCGACGGCCACTTCTTCCCCGTTTTCCATGGCTGGGCCTTCTGAAGAGAGGGGGCAGTTTGGATCTAAGACTGACTAGTTATGATGGTTAAGTAGTTTAAAAAGTTCTCTTCCCCATACCCTTTGTCCCCAGAGCACCAGACATCTCCCTCAGCCCAAGGCTCTGACTTAGGAGGAAatgcccccacccacccatccacccacaccTTGAAAGAAGAACAACTGGGCCTACAATCAGCCTTTTCCCAACCAGCTTTAAAAACTACAAATCCAACCATGAAGCCACCAAGACAAAGTAGTCCAAGTCCCTTCCTCCCTAGTCTGTCCCAATTTGTGGCATTCCTCACCAGTGGAGCCAAGTTCCAGGCTAAGTTCATATACTTTGTGTGGGTCAGCAGGGTCCCCTGAATTGTCTTTACGCATGATAAAGCGACGTGTGCTCCTAAGTGCACAGCGGAAGTTGGTTTTCCAGCCTGCTCGCTCTGCAGCCTCTGGGGGTGGTAGGTTACCTCCACTAGGTGGCCACCTCCCTCTAGCCACAGCCCAGGCctgaaggagagaacagagaacGTGGGTTAAGGAGAGACTCCTTTGTGAATTCTGAGAGATGATACCGAGGGCAGGACTAGGCACCACCTTGAAGATCCGGGCATCAGCTTCATCCAGATCCTTGCGCCCAAAATGCTTCCAGGGCACACGGAAGACTGTGTGAGCCTCGTCCAGCCACCGCAGGCCCTCGTACTGGCCGCTGCTGACCTCGCCCAGAAGCCACTCTCCAAACAGTATGCGCTGGGACCCCCTGCAAGCAGGGCAGCAACGCTAGGATCAGGGCCAAGAGCCAGGCAAACAGGACCCAACACAACCAGGGTGGCCATGTTCTCACCTCTCTGAGGCCATTGCTTCTACAAAGGCAGTCTGGGAGAATCAGAGTAGGTCCTACTCTGGGATAGGCTGCAGTCTCTGCAGCAGTCAGGTATTACAAATGAAGTAAGAGTCCTTTGGGTGTCACTAAGGTTTGAGGTTGTAGCCACGGATAGTGTGGCCAAGTGTCACAAATGTGATTATATGTGTTGGTCACAAGTGGGAATTTATCGCAAGTGTGACCCAGGTGTAGGGTGTTAAGGGTCACAAATGCGGTCTGAGAACTTATAGCCACCTAGGTTCCGAAACTAAGTGTGGATTCCTCGGCCAAGGTGGCTATGGATATGACTACAGATGTAGCGGGAGCGCACACGTGAAGTCACAGGTGTTGATCCAGCGTCCAAGCCTGGATGGGCTGTCGCAGGCCGGACCCTGCAAAGACACGGCGGTAAAAGGGGGCGGGCCCAGGCCAGTAAAGCGAAACTGCATCCCGGGAAAATGAAACCTAAATAGCCGAAACAGCGTGTGGGCAGTTGCGGGCTTCCCTCTGTCTCAGTGGCTACGGGCGCAGTCCTTGACCTCCATCCTACCCTCACACAGAGGCCAACCCCACCTACTGATCTTCCGATTGCAGATTCTGCCGGCCCTCTGCCCTCCTGTGTCCCCGAGCCTCTCTGTACTGCCCTTCCCAGACCGCTCGCTACTCCGTGGAGGGGACAAGAATTTCCTCTCGTGGCACTAGCTCGCTCCCTCCCCGCGTGGGATAAGGGTTCCCTCCACATACCTGGTGCCGGAGCCGCCGGGACGGTTTTATCTCAGAGAGAACGAGGCGCCCAGTGCTTTTATAGGACCCGGGTCAGGGGCGGGGCGGAGTGCAGCAGGGTGTGGCGTAAGGGCTCCCGCTGCCATTGGGTGTCACGTGCTGTGGCACTCCACTCCACTCTCACAGACCCTTTATAGATCCAGTGAGAGGCTGACCCTGTTTTGGACAGCACCAGCAAGTCTCAGAGGAACAGCTCCCCAAGTGGGAGTGTGGGAAAAGTCtttccctcctcacctcctcaggAAAATATGGCGGGAGAAGGCAGGGGTACCTACAGAGATCCCAAACAAAGTCagcaactttttgttttgtttcattttgctctgTTTAACTGGCAGGAAAGTATCAGGAAGTGTAGTCTAAAGAGAGGCTACACGTTGAGAATGGTACAGATAAGACTACtccagcaggcagtggtggtgcatgcctttaatcccagtactcaggaggcagaggcagggtaatctctgagtttgaggccagcctgatctacacaggagttccagtacagccaaggctacacagtgaaatcctgtatcaacacacacacacacacacacacacacacacacacacacacacaaaagaatatccCAAAGCCACTACTTGTAATACTATCTCAGGAGAGGTTGAGGCTTcaagagtaagaccctgtctcaaatgtaAAATTTAACCACTGTGTTGCATCCAGccttcattagagaagcttccagctggggctggagagatggctctgcaattaagtgcactggctgctcttccagaggtcctgggttcaattcccagcatccacagggtggctcatgagatctggtgccctgttttggtctgcaggcatacatatattcgggcagaacattgtatacatgatagataaataaatcttttaaaaaaaggaaaagaaaagaaaagaaaagaagaaagagaagcttcCAGCTGCAATGAGCAGAATCCTGTAAGTGGCCCAAGGACAGAGAATGGGGGATGGTAGGGTGTGTATCCAGAATGAGCCATCTCTGTCGCCCCCTCCAAGGCCCAGGGAACAGCTCCCTTctgtgttcaaatcccagcacccacatggcaggtaaCAACTGACTGttactccaagatctgacaccttcacacagacatacatataggcaaaacaccaatgcacgtaaaataaagtaaattagaaaggaaggaaggaaggcaggcagcagttgaaataaaaccaaaaaatacattgtataaatgggTAAAGCTGTCCGTTTTTTATAAAACGTTTGGAAAGGAATTCGAGATGACTTTTCATGACTGCTTTGCAGGAAGAAGCCCAGATTGTAATGTACCCTCCcccaaggagaccagagagcTGTGTGTAACCTCCATAGCCCTggtctccctccacctcctgacaTGATCAGTAGGCCCCTGTATCTCAGGGTTTCTGTATGGGGCAGAGTGCAGTGTTCATTGCCAGAgcagtctttttatttgtttgtgtgtgttgttttgttttgaaaaggggtttctctacatagtcttggctgtcctggaactcactctgtagaccgtgttggcctcagattcacagagattagcctgtctctgcttcctgaatgctgggattaaacatgggTGCCACCATTCGCAGCCAGACTTTTGAATCAGGCTGTGACCCTCAGGAAGGTCCCAGAGGTCACTTTCTGCCAAATGACTGTACAATGTGGCGGGAGCCCTGTTCTGGTTCTTTCACTTAACTCAAACGAAGCTGTCCACATCGGGCTAAGCGCTGAGATCTCCAGGGAGGACTTCTCTCTTCCCCGCTGGCTACCGTGGGAGAGGAGCTTGGGggcgggggagtgggggagggaacatCCGGAAGCCGGCAGCTGGGTGCTCACAGCAGGTGTTTTACCCCAgcgctccctccctccttcctgcactTAGACCGGAGTTGGGGGTCGGGGAGGGGCGGTTAGGAGGGATAACCCGGCTCcagaagaagagacaggaacGCTTGGGCTTTGTTGAACGGCCTTCCCTGGCACTCGCTCCCGCACACCCGCCTTAAGACTCCGGAATTCGAAAGTGCTGCTTTaatttgaggaggaaaaggtCTTGGAGTGGAGGTTGGGGGTGCTGCGCTAGATATAAGTGTGGTCGATTTCAGCGCCAAGGTGAAGACCCTTTTTCTGGTCAGGGTCATCATCATCGCTGCCCTCACTTTCCGTGGCGCTGGCGCTGTCCATGTCTGCTGTGGGCTCGTTGAGGACCACCACGTCAGCATCCTCTCTGATGTCCTTGCCGAACCACACAGCCTTGTAGCCACCCTCCCCCTCCGGCCGCCGCTCCTTAGTCAGAATAGACTTCACGGCTGAAGGACTGTCCCCAGCCTGGACGGTTTTAGGAGACCCGGGAGCTCTGAGCTCTGGGCTAGGAGGCGCAGAGCTGGGGGGCGTGGGGCTGGAAGACATGGGGCTATGGGACCCAGAGGGAGGCTGGGAGGGCTCAGGGTCTGGCTGTGGCTGCGGGTTGGAGGTGGACGACCAGCTGGTCTTGTGGTCCGGGAAGAAGGCCAGGTTGTCATAGTTATTCTCCGGAGGAGGCACCTACCGGCCCGGTGCGGCAAGAGCAGAAGAGCAGAGGCGTTACTCCCACCAGTACCTTCCTAACCCTCCTCCCACTACTTGGCTCCCACCCtccccttgcccccccccccacctggtATCAACACATCCATCCCAGCCTACCTTTGCTCCTTTCCCCAGCTGTTCCCATTCATCCCTCCATGTCCCTTTTCTGTGACTCTTCAATCCTGGGTTAGTCCCCTTTCTACTCTGCCTAGCCCAACACAGCACGGAGACCCTTACCTTAGCCTTGCTGCCACAGCAGCAGTTGAACCGGTGACGGTAGTGTTTATGGATGAGGATGACCAGGCCGATGAGGGCCAGCAACAAGAGCGCACCTAGCACCCCGCCCAGCACTGCCATGTCCACCGTGGAAAATTTCTGGTCACCCATCGCACCTTCTCCTGCCAAAGAAACCAAGGCCACTTACTGTTGGAACACCCCCAAGCATCCCTTTCTAACCCGGGCCAGAATGAAGCACCATGAAAACAAGACGGGCATGGCTTGGCCCACCCTCTAGAGCTGAGGTTCAGAGAATGGGGGCTACTAACCACACCAGGCAGGAAAGCTGCCTGCGATACCAAGGCCCCCGGGGGCATGACTGCCAGCTTCTGACACGCTAGGATGCCcttcaaggccaccctgtgcACACTTGACTGTGAACTTTGTCTTGTGTGGCTTCAGCTCCAGTTTTGAATGCATGACACTTGACACAGTTTTTCAAGAACACTCATGAAAAAGAAGTCCACCTTGTAAAATTGCCTCTGGGGACCATTCCTGTGGGACACTAACCATGTCTAGCCCCTTGTGATCCTGAACACCGAAGGATTGTGTGTGTACAGCTCAATGACCGGGATGAAAACTTTTCAGTGGGAacctcacgtgtgtgtgtgtgtacgtatgtgtgtgtgtgtatgtgtgcgcatatgcgcgtgtgtggtatgtgcatgtgtgtggtgtgtgcatgtgtgtggtgtgtgcatgtgcatgtcttaagtttatgtagtgtgtgtgtgtgtgtgtgttggtgctgTATGTCATGGTACATgctgtggtcagaagacaacttgcagaagtcagtatCCTGCCACTACCTGTGTAGGACCCTGGGGTCTACTCAGCTTGTCTGTCAGACCCCAGGGGTCCACTCAGCTTGTCAGGCTACTGACCATCTTGCCAggccccatcttttttttttttttttttttttttttctggacagggtttctctgtagctttggcacctgtcctggaacttactctgttgacgaggctggcctcaaactcactgagatctgcctgtctctggctcctgagttctgggattaaaggcgtgggtcaccaccacctggtactCAGTTGTTTTGTGTAGGTTCTGGAACTGaattcatgtcctcatgcttggaaGGCAAATATGAATGAGTCATCTCCCCATTCGTCATCTCCCCAAtcctgactttgtgtgtgtgtgtgtgtgtgtgtgtgtgtggtgtgtgtgtatgtgattattgttttgttttgtttttttagcagtattgtctcactgtgttgcccaggctagctctGAATTCCTAGGCtcaggtgatcctcctgcctcagtctttccattagctgggatcacaggcatgtatcACTATATCCAGTCAAAATCAtccataattattattattattattgagacagggtttttctatatagctctggctagccttggactccctctgtagatcaggctggcctcgaactcagagatctgccagtctctgcctcccaaatgctgggattaaaggtgtgcaccaccaccactggctcataattattcttttaaagacaggttctctgtgtatagcTGTGGCcggactggaactcactatatagaccaggctggccttgaacctacagCCTTTTACTACCtgtctagtgctggaattaaagggataCATTAACATACCCTGACAGCCATAAAATCATCATTTTTATCTTGTACCTTCCTAATAGTGCCCCCACCTTAAGACCCTAAATACAGATTGTCCTGGGAATTATGCAATGCGCTGGCTTCAAAATCTGCCTCTGTATCCCCATACCTTTTTCAGCTCACCCCATCTGCCCCACCGGGACCATCTGTCTGGAACTCGACACAGACTCCTTGGAGGTAGTCAGTGAGGCcaggccaggctagcctgggtgGACCCTGTGGTAGCACAGCCCTTGAACCCCTGTCTGAGTTAGGAGGGCGGTGATGGTGGCTCCAGAGCAAACATGTGTGGGCTACCTGATGGTGATGGGCTCCTGATGGGCGTGGTGGCTGTCGGATGAGAGGCTCCTGGCTTGGGGGTCTGCGTTGGGTCCCCTCTGGATGTACTTGGAATGAGGGAGGTACTTGTTCTTGAAGTAGGGGCTGTCGGCTGAGAGGTCCCTGGCATGGGGGTCTGTGTGGAGCCCCCACTGGGTGTGACTGGCTTTGAAGTGGTGCTTGCACCTGTAATGGGGATCACTGGCTGAGAGGTTCCTGGCTTGGGGGTCTGTGTGGACCCCCCACCAGGAGTGGCTGTCTTGGGGGAAGTGCTGGTTCCAAGAGTAGGGAGCCCCCCAGGTGTGgatgaggtagaggcaggtgggctTAGAGTTGTGCCTGAGGGTGGGACTGGGCCAGCACTTCCCCCGAAGCTGGTTGTGGCAGGTCCTTGAGAGGTCCCAGAGGTCGTGGGGGCTTCCAAAGTGGTGCTACTTGAAGTTGTTCCTCCAGCTTCTGGGGGCTTGGGGGACTCTGGGGGTGGCATGGACAGAACTTGGGTTTGCCTCTGTCCCCAAATACGCCTGTTCCAGAGGAGGAGCCACCTTGCTTGGGGGCCCTGGGGCTCACCTGTGGAGGGGGCCTCTTGCTCTGACACTTGGATCTCAACGACAGTGGTGGCTTTATCATTAGTCACAGAACTGGTAGCTTCTACCTGGGGCAGGAAAGGGGCTTGTTCCTCTCGGGTCCCTCTTTACCCCACACCTTTGGTCCCCGTATTCCCCACTCCACCTGTACATAGAAGATGCCTGTTTCTTTCATAGCCGCAGTGGTCAGCATGACATCCTCGTTCATCTGAAAATCTGAGGAGTTGGTGATTTCATACTTGATGTCCGAGTTGAGGTCCTGGGTGACACAGCAGTGAGGGCTGGGCCTGGGTGTCCTACTGTCCATCCCAAGCTGCCCACGCAGAGACCCAGAGTCCGGGCACACTTAGAGAGTTCCTAGGTGGTCAGGAAGGGACTGCATACCGGGAAGTCTGAGTACTGAGCCTGGATCCTTAGGGTCTCCGAAGGGGAGGTCCTGTCCTTCACTGCTGTGCCAGCCTCAGAACCAAGTACCACCATACCATGGTACGGGCTCTGGGAGAACTGGAGTGAGTTCCCAGCTGCATCACGAGCCTCCACAACAGCCTGGGTCATTGAGTAGCGGGCCCTATCATCCTGATCGGCCTGgggagtcggggggggggggcaaaacaGGAGTAAGCAATGGGACTTGTTGGAGCAGGGCTGCAGCTGGGGCTCAAGGGAACACAGGAGACCCATCTGTTGTACTCACTCTGACCAGCAGGGTGAAGGTCGTGGGGCTGGGGATAATTTTGCTCATCGTGAGGTTGCCAGACTTTTCGTCGATGATGAATGTGTTATCCGTGTTTCCTGGGAGAATTTGGGATGGGGTTTGGTGTCTGGTCCCTCTGCTGTAGGGTCCAGGTGCTATAGGGCTAGCCCTCACTCACCCGCCATAATGCTGTAGATGATAGGCTGGTTAATCTCCTGATCTCCGTCCACAGCATAGATAGGACCAGGACTCAAGATGAGGGGGGATGGCTGTGGGGATAGGGATAGCCTGAGGTTGAGGGACCCCagttcttactcttttttttgtcCGTCAAGGCCTGGAACATGAATTGTAGCATGGGGACAGGGGACAGTTCCTGCTTGAGACAGAGCTGCAACCACAGCAGGATTCAGGGGCAGCAAGAACTTAAGAAGGAAGACTTGGCAGCCTCTGTGTGTCCTCTGCTCCATGGGAGGTTACGGTAGCCTTAGCTAGACCCCACCTGCCCAGCTGGCCGTCTGGCCCCAGAGGAGACTGTCTGCTGGGCAAGGACATAGCAGTTCCTTATTAGCGTCAGCCCAGCCCCTGAAGTCCTCACACCCCAGCTGACATCACAGGGTCTGTGCTCATCACTGACTTTTGTCTGTATGTCCCCGACCTGAGGCTGGGATAGTTAATGAATGATTATTCATCCATATTAGTTtccaaaaaatttacaaaattgcCTAAACCTCTTGGGGAGCACAGGACCACCACTAGGTCCCTACCCTGACTTGGATCTGGATTCAAGTTAGACCCTGGGCTTTCTTACTCCCTATTACCAGTAGGAGTCCCGTGGGGACCACTCCTTGGTACTGGGCATGGATGCAGAAGTAGCCATCTGAGAAGGAGCAAGGCAGGAACCAGGGGGTCCGTAGGTCAGCCGGAAGCACGTTTATGATCAGGGTGGCAGTGGCCGTGTGGctgggttctgttttgtttgcattCCAAGTATCCTGTAATCACAGCCAGTCCTGACAGGTCAGGCCCACAAGGACTTGGTCAGGGCCTAGAACATCCAGGTCTCAGGTAGCTGTGATCTGTTTACCTGTGCCAACAGCCTGAAGGTCATGTTCTGATTCTTATAGAAATCCAGGGTCCGGCTCAGTGTCAGAGCAGGGTTGGTTAACCCCGCCAGGGAGAAGAAGCTGCTGGCATtctgagaaggcagaagaggtCACAACCTGAGCCTCTGAGGCCTGGAGGCATCAGAAGGAAGGGGTCAGTAATGTGTGGGGACAGGGGAAGCACTGACAGGGGTCACTTCCTGCAGAGTGTAATATAGCATGTCATCTAAGTCAGCGTCTTCGGCCGCCAGTTCTGTCCCAGGGATGACAGTTGTACCCACTCTGGTGTCCTGGGGATAGAGAAGAAGTTGATCCAGCCATGCTGTGGTTTCTGTATATATCTATCTCCCTGATGGCATCCCCAGACACCCCTCtgtcccccttccttctccataCTCAGAAGGCACCTGCTGTGACGCCACTAAACTCACCTCTGATACATTGTATTCCTTGATTGTAAAGGGAAACTTTGGGGGATTGTCATTGACATCCAGgataaccacagacacaaacaaCTCGGTCAGCTGCAAGAAAGTCACTAAAGTCAACCCCTGCCTGAGGAGGGATGCTCTGATGCCAGCATTCGTTCCCTTCTTCTTTATCAGTTCGTTCATTCGGTCTTTCGCTCTCTCACTCAACAGACATCTATGGGCTCCTGTTCTAGGGGAACTcagactagaaaaacaaaattaagcctTTCAGAGTGTGGCGGCCAGTGTGCGGGGAATATGCTGAAGAGACGTTAGGGCAGTCCCGGGGACACACCAGCAAAATGTCAAAGGAAGAAAACGGAGCGGTCTCATCGCCCAAAAACAGGTCTTCAAAAGAATAGCAGAGAAAGGAGCCTTCAGGTTAAACTCACTGGCTGTGTCCCGGGAGAGAGACCTTCCTGGGacccaggaggagagagaggtggaggacagaggaggaaaaggtgTTCTTCTCCAGTGACAGATGTCAAGGCCATGGTCATTCtgcgagtgtgtgtgcgtgtgcatgtgtgtgcatgtgtgtgtgtgtatgtgcgtgtgtgtgtgtgaagtgtatTGTGTGTTGAGTGTGGAGCCCAAGGTCTCAACCACAcactaggcaggtgctctaccactaaactatacttaaaaatgaacttttaaaaattattttctattagaGACACGGGCTGAGATATGTGTGGGTAGCATGTCATGGTACAGGGTTGGAGTGCAGGGTGTGCAAGTTGTTCTTGGTGgggcaggaagtgtgtggggcCTGTCATATCTGTAAGCGTCTTTTAGCAAAAGGCTGAAAATGTAGTGTAGGCTGAGGGCCGAGGGTGAAGATGtctggggtggggcaggcagTGTGGACTAGGAGGGCAAAGCGTCCCCTGAGATGATGTATCCATGCTGGTGTGAGCAGGCTTAAGGAGTATCTACAATAGGCCAGTGTCTACACAGCCTAGCCTTGCCCACCCAGCTGGGAAATTAGCTTTGAGTCCCAGTAAGAAAATGTGGAAGTTTCTGTGTGAGGCTGGGCAAGGTCTGGTTATGACTGTCTGGGGACTCACTGCAcggaggagaagggatggagggggaCCAGGGACAAGAAAGCAGCAAGGGGATTCGCTAGAAGAGTCAGAGAGGAGCTCTATCCACCAAAGCCCCCGTGAGActcaggcaggaagagcagggcaGACTTTAAAGGAGGCCCAGCCAACAGAGTCcctgggtgtgtggggggggacaaCAAAAGTGGGGGAAAGGGCTGGCCGGTGAAGGTGTCTCCCAGGTGAGGGGTGAAGGGCAGACTTGGGGTCTCAGGGTGCTAACTCATACATGGCCCTAAGTTAGCAGAGTTTGAGTCTAGAGCTCAGGGCAGAGTCTGGGCTAAGGGAAGTGGGGGAGTGGCCAATAGAGCGCTTATGCTCAGACTCCCTGGGGTGAGGTCATAGAGGATTGGTCTTGGGGTACTCTGACAGGTGGGGGTAGTCAGATAATGGGGCTGCCTTACCAAGTCATTTCCTCTCCTGCACTCCAGGACTGCCTCCAGCATAGAATTTTTCTGAGGATAAAGAAGCCAGTGCCCTATGAGTCAGCAGCCCCATAGGAAGTCCAGTGCCCTAGGCTAGGGGAGCTAGGGGAGTGTGGCTAGAAAGGCGTATACTTCTCCAGGGCCCCTGTCATCGGTGGCAAATCCTGTGTGTAGGGGGCATCTGGCAACTGTGTCCCTCAAGGGTCCTACCCCTCAGTACCAACCAACCTCACTACCTGGGGGACATAGCACCCACCATTAACCCCTCCTCCTAAGGTGTCTTTTCCAAGCTAGGGGAATGGATGCTCATGTATGTCCCTATGGGGGCACATTCCACCCTACAGACTGTACCTCATAATCTGGAGTCACGTTGAGAAACAGCTGGTTTTTCACAATATTAAATGCAGAAGGAGTGGACCTGGACCCCAGGGTCACATGCAGGCCATCTGAGACCGAAATGTTCAACAGCGGCTCAGAAATATTACTGTTCTCCTCAATTTGAACAATCGACTGGCCCACAGAGCAGCCTAGAAAGTCGCAAAGGAGAAGTTGGTATAATCCACCCACTCTACGGTCTACCCATTCTGCCCTTGTCCAGCACATACCTTGGGCCTGGGCCGAGGTTCCTGGAGGTTGGCAAAACAGCACTAAGAGCAATGGCAGCAGCAGCGGAGGCCACAGGAGGGCCGGAGCCCCCATGGTGGCAGCTGTCAGCTGGAAGAAGGGTCCAGCTGCCTTCTTGTTCCAGGGCTGGTACAGTTCCTGCCTGGGCGACCTTCGCCCCTGCCAGGCACCGCCTCATTTTATGACCCTTTACTGATGGCCTCTACCAAGGGGGCTCCCGCTGGCCGGCACTAAGAGGGGACATGAGGTCATGTTTCAGCCTGGACTTCTAGGAAGTTAAGCGGGGACTCAACCGCAGGCATTACACAAGGTATAAAAGCATGAGGACCACTGG
It contains:
- the Cdhr5 gene encoding cadherin-related family member 5 isoform X1, with the translated sequence MGAPALLWPPLLLPLLLVLFCQPPGTSAQAQGCSVGQSIVQIEENSNISEPLLNISVSDGLHVTLGSRSTPSAFNIVKNQLFLNVTPDYEKNSMLEAVLECRRGNDLLTELFVSVVILDVNDNPPKFPFTIKEYNVSEDTRVGTTVIPGTELAAEDADLDDMLYYTLQEVTPNASSFFSLAGLTNPALTLSRTLDFYKNQNMTFRLLAQDTWNANKTEPSHTATATLIINVLPADLRTPWFLPCSFSDGYFCIHAQYQGVVPTGLLLPSPLILSPGPIYAVDGDQEINQPIIYSIMAGNTDNTFIIDEKSGNLTMSKIIPSPTTFTLLVRADQDDRARYSMTQAVVEARDAAGNSLQFSQSPYHGMVVLGSEAGTAVKDRTSPSETLRIQAQYSDFPDLNSDIKYEITNSSDFQMNEDVMLTTAAMKETGIFYVQVEATSSVTNDKATTVVEIQVSEQEAPSTESPKPPEAGGTTSSSTTLEAPTTSGTSQGPATTSFGGSAGPVPPSGTTLSPPASTSSTPGGLPTLGTSTSPKTATPGGGSTQTPKPGTSQPVIPITGASTTSKPVTPSGGSTQTPMPGTSQPTAPTSRTSTSLIPSTSRGDPTQTPKPGASHPTATTPIRSPSPSGEGAMGDQKFSTVDMAVLGGVLGALLLLALIGLVILIHKHYRHRFNCCCGSKAKVPPPENNYDNLAFFPDHKTSWSSTSNPQPQPDPEPSQPPSGSHSPMSSSPTPPSSAPPSPELRAPGSPKTVQAGDSPSAVKSILTKERRPEGEGGYKAVWFGKDIREDADVVVLNEPTADMDSASATESEGSDDDDPDQKKGLHLGAEIDHTYI